A portion of the Parcubacteria group bacterium genome contains these proteins:
- a CDS encoding DoxX family protein, with the protein MDFFTLAFLLGRLFLGGYFLFNGVMHFVQIKQMIGYAASKSVPIAPVSVPLASFLIVVGGAGVLLGVYPEWSLLALAVFMIPVTLYMHPFWKVTDPNERRISRIQFLKNVALLGAILMLLSVPAPWSFSLLP; encoded by the coding sequence ATGGACTTCTTCACACTCGCTTTTCTCCTCGGCCGCCTTTTTCTCGGCGGGTACTTTCTTTTCAACGGAGTCATGCACTTTGTGCAGATTAAGCAGATGATTGGGTATGCCGCATCTAAAAGTGTTCCGATCGCACCAGTATCTGTTCCTCTCGCATCATTCCTTATTGTGGTGGGCGGAGCGGGAGTTCTCCTCGGGGTGTACCCGGAGTGGTCGCTCCTTGCGCTCGCTGTCTTCATGATTCCAGTGACGTTGTATATGCACCCATTTTGGAAGGTTACCGATCCGAACGAACGGCGCATTTCGCGCATACAATTCCTGAAGAACGTGGCTCTTCTCGGTGCAATCTTGATGCTCCTCTCGGTTCCGGCACCTTGGTCATTTTCGCTTCTTCCATAA
- a CDS encoding nucleoside-diphosphate kinase (catalyzes the formation of nucleoside triphosphate from ATP and nucleoside diphosphate), whose translation MTERTLVILKPDAVQRKLEYEILKRFARKGLAVVVSKRLMAKEDHLDRHFPNTEEWMMNMGERAVGRWRAQGEDPKKIYGADDPLEIGKMIAAECRLYYQEGPLEAVVLEGENAIALVRKMLGSPLPSQAAKETIRGYFAAPPGPRDHLAARNLIHASDSPKEAEREMAVWFTPEEMAKGGRIVAE comes from the coding sequence GTGACCGAGCGCACACTGGTTATCTTGAAGCCTGATGCAGTGCAACGGAAACTCGAATATGAAATCTTGAAGCGATTTGCGCGCAAAGGTCTCGCGGTTGTCGTCTCAAAGAGACTTATGGCAAAGGAGGACCATCTTGATCGTCATTTCCCAAACACGGAAGAATGGATGATGAATATGGGAGAGCGAGCGGTAGGGCGCTGGCGAGCGCAGGGTGAAGATCCCAAAAAGATTTATGGAGCAGACGATCCGCTCGAGATTGGGAAAATGATCGCGGCGGAGTGCCGCCTCTATTATCAAGAAGGGCCGCTTGAGGCCGTTGTGCTGGAGGGTGAAAATGCTATCGCGCTCGTACGGAAGATGCTCGGCAGTCCACTACCGTCTCAAGCGGCAAAGGAGACGATTCGCGGTTATTTTGCCGCGCCCCCAGGCCCACGAGATCACCTTGCGGCGAGAAATCTCATCCACGCGTCGGATTCCCCGAAAGAGGCAGAACGTGAAATGGCCGTTTGGTTCACTCCCGAGGAAATGGCCAAGGGTGGGCGCATAGTTGCTGAGTAA
- the murA gene encoding UDP-N-acetylglucosamine 1-carboxyvinyltransferase: MGLMTKGGRFLIKGLAGKRVLEGTLNVRGAKNAAPKAAAAALLFSDTLHITNTPDIEDFHRLLELLLKIGVRVKKTGSDSFSLLAKGKIKTSLPRALAKRMRMSVILTGPLLARFGRVSLPHPGGCLIGARPIDLFLDGFKKMGAVVKMKEEGYELSAPREGLHGAEIFFPTISVTGTETLMMAAVLARGTTILRNAALEPEIPALAKFLNTCGADIRGAGTSTITIKGGKLLVSKGKPYVTPPDRIEAGSFLILAALLARDVTIASCEPSHLESLITLLTRAGVHIDVGKHSVRVRGDHKLPYHSFGLKTHEYPGFPTDLQAPMAVFLTQALGEALVFETIFESRLRYVDELVRMGADIMLLDPHRLLVRGPRPLRGKELESPDLRAGLAYIIAALVAEGNSIIHNVYIIDRGYERIEERLKGVGADIRRA, translated from the coding sequence ATGGGATTAATGACAAAAGGCGGTAGGTTTCTTATAAAGGGCTTGGCGGGCAAACGCGTCCTTGAGGGTACGCTTAATGTTCGCGGGGCGAAAAATGCGGCGCCCAAAGCGGCTGCGGCAGCTCTTTTGTTCAGCGACACCCTTCACATCACCAACACACCCGATATTGAAGATTTCCATAGATTGCTCGAACTTCTCCTAAAGATTGGCGTGCGCGTTAAGAAGACAGGGTCCGATTCGTTTTCGCTTTTAGCAAAGGGTAAGATCAAGACATCTTTGCCGCGAGCGCTCGCGAAGCGAATGCGAATGTCAGTCATTTTGACGGGTCCACTCCTCGCGCGTTTTGGACGCGTCTCGCTTCCTCACCCCGGGGGTTGTCTTATTGGGGCTCGCCCGATAGACCTTTTTCTCGATGGATTTAAAAAAATGGGAGCGGTAGTAAAAATGAAAGAGGAAGGGTATGAACTCTCTGCCCCCAGAGAAGGGCTTCATGGCGCAGAAATATTTTTCCCAACGATAAGTGTCACGGGTACTGAGACGTTGATGATGGCGGCAGTCCTCGCGCGAGGTACCACGATTCTCCGAAATGCGGCGCTTGAACCAGAAATACCTGCTCTCGCAAAGTTTCTCAACACGTGTGGCGCCGACATTAGAGGAGCGGGGACATCCACGATTACTATCAAGGGAGGAAAGCTGCTCGTATCTAAAGGGAAACCCTATGTGACACCACCAGACCGAATTGAGGCGGGGAGTTTCCTTATTCTCGCGGCACTCCTTGCGCGTGATGTGACCATTGCGTCGTGTGAACCTTCCCACCTTGAGTCGCTTATCACACTCCTCACACGTGCGGGAGTACATATAGATGTCGGCAAGCATTCGGTCCGAGTAAGGGGCGACCACAAACTCCCATATCATTCTTTTGGCCTCAAAACCCACGAGTACCCTGGTTTCCCGACAGACTTGCAGGCACCGATGGCCGTTTTCCTCACCCAAGCTCTTGGCGAAGCATTGGTATTTGAGACCATTTTTGAGAGCAGGCTCCGTTATGTTGACGAGCTCGTGCGCATGGGAGCGGATATTATGCTTCTGGATCCACACCGCTTATTGGTGCGCGGACCAAGGCCGCTTCGCGGCAAGGAACTCGAAAGCCCAGACCTTCGTGCGGGGTTGGCATACATTATCGCCGCTCTTGTTGCGGAAGGAAACTCCATCATCCATAATGTCTACATTATTGATAGGGGGTATGAGAGGATAGAGGAGCGACTGAAAGGTGTGGGGGCGGACATCCGACGAGCGTAA
- the def gene encoding peptide deformylase: MAKILQKEHPILRGTAENVPLADIGSKKMMGVISDMQDAMHKEEDAIAIAAPQIGVPLRLFVVSGKMFTEVEEREDGALVRQYDKVFVNPKVKKRSRKQQELEEGCLSVRWKYGFVKRADKITVEAYDEKGEKFTRGASGLLAQIFQHEIDHLDGILFIDKAHSVRDLPPTEEK, translated from the coding sequence ATGGCTAAGATTCTACAAAAGGAACATCCTATACTACGCGGGACCGCCGAAAACGTGCCCCTTGCCGACATTGGTAGCAAGAAAATGATGGGGGTGATTTCCGACATGCAAGACGCCATGCATAAGGAAGAAGACGCAATCGCGATTGCGGCGCCACAGATTGGTGTTCCGCTTCGACTCTTTGTCGTCTCGGGCAAGATGTTCACAGAGGTTGAAGAACGAGAGGATGGGGCACTCGTCCGCCAGTACGACAAAGTCTTCGTGAACCCCAAGGTCAAGAAGCGCTCGCGCAAACAGCAAGAGCTCGAAGAAGGCTGTCTTTCGGTCCGATGGAAGTACGGTTTCGTGAAGCGAGCGGACAAGATTACTGTCGAAGCCTACGATGAAAAGGGTGAGAAATTCACCCGGGGCGCATCAGGCTTGCTTGCGCAAATCTTTCAACACGAAATAGACCACTTGGACGGCATTCTCTTTATCGACAAGGCACATAGTGTGCGTGACCTCCCGCCAACAGAAGAGAAGTAG
- a CDS encoding methionyl-tRNA formyltransferase — MDTERDTNIPFAFFGTDNFSVIILDKLTKAGFVPSLIVTAPDRRAGRGMKLTPPPAKVWAEKNKIPLLQPETFDTSVLQKLKDGGCELFVIAFYGKILPQEALDIPKRGTLNVHPSLLPAYRGPSPEQSQILDGVTKTGVTIILADNKMDHGPIVGKKEYTLETPYIQYKDLRRELSALAGTLLTEVLPEWTLGNIEPREQDHTNATYTKLLTKEDGLIRLTDDSETNYRKFLAYNPWPGTYFFSGDTRVKITDAVLEDGVFVVRHVTPEGKREMSYDDFLRTS, encoded by the coding sequence ATGGATACGGAACGCGACACAAACATTCCTTTTGCCTTCTTTGGTACCGACAATTTTTCGGTCATTATTTTAGACAAGCTTACGAAGGCCGGTTTCGTGCCCTCACTTATCGTCACGGCCCCCGATCGAAGAGCTGGCCGCGGCATGAAGCTTACTCCCCCACCCGCTAAAGTGTGGGCCGAGAAAAACAAGATTCCTCTCCTCCAACCAGAAACATTCGATACATCGGTGCTTCAAAAACTTAAGGATGGGGGTTGCGAGCTTTTTGTTATCGCTTTCTATGGAAAGATTCTTCCTCAAGAAGCTTTAGACATTCCGAAACGCGGAACCTTGAACGTGCACCCCTCACTTTTGCCGGCATATCGTGGGCCATCCCCTGAACAGTCACAAATATTGGACGGAGTCACAAAGACGGGCGTGACGATTATTCTCGCCGATAACAAAATGGACCATGGGCCAATCGTTGGGAAAAAAGAATACACCTTGGAAACGCCCTACATACAATACAAAGACTTGCGAAGGGAGCTCTCGGCACTCGCTGGCACATTGCTTACCGAAGTACTTCCCGAATGGACGCTTGGAAACATAGAACCACGAGAACAAGACCACACAAACGCGACGTATACGAAACTGCTTACAAAGGAAGACGGCCTTATACGTCTTACTGATGATTCAGAAACAAACTACAGAAAATTTCTTGCGTACAATCCCTGGCCAGGAACATATTTTTTCTCTGGAGACACTCGAGTCAAAATCACCGACGCGGTGCTCGAAGATGGAGTGTTCGTCGTAAGGCACGTTACTCCTGAAGGAAAACGGGAAATGTCCTATGACGATTTCCTCCGTACTTCATAA
- a CDS encoding NUDIX domain-containing protein — MTRESAESVPEYVVVTTTVVLRRDSDGVLESLVFRRRDEDAEGPGLWTIAGGKMSRKDWGRQRKTKSHPIWEGGLRRAAAREIKEEGGFDVPPDTLRLLEDGDVIFIRKSGTPTLVLTYWTLLAAESTVQLGREMTDYAWLKEKDLGKYAFIGDVADHVRRAMSACDEELRVNSEKAEAHMARAR; from the coding sequence ATGACTAGGGAATCTGCAGAATCTGTTCCTGAATACGTTGTGGTTACCACTACCGTAGTGCTTCGTAGAGACTCCGATGGCGTTTTGGAGTCGTTGGTGTTTAGGCGAAGGGATGAGGATGCCGAAGGCCCAGGTTTGTGGACAATTGCCGGCGGCAAAATGTCCAGAAAAGACTGGGGTCGTCAGAGGAAGACCAAAAGTCATCCGATTTGGGAAGGTGGCCTCCGTCGTGCGGCGGCTCGAGAAATCAAAGAAGAGGGCGGATTTGATGTTCCACCCGATACCCTTCGTTTGCTTGAAGATGGCGATGTTATCTTCATCCGCAAGAGCGGTACACCTACCCTCGTCCTGACGTATTGGACGCTTCTCGCCGCAGAATCAACCGTTCAGTTGGGGAGAGAGATGACCGACTATGCATGGCTCAAGGAGAAAGATTTGGGCAAGTACGCCTTCATCGGAGATGTTGCCGATCATGTGAGAAGGGCGATGAGCGCCTGCGATGAGGAGTTGAGGGTTAATTCAGAGAAAGCCGAAGCGCATATGGCCAGAGCTCGCTAG